The stretch of DNA AGTTATGGGGACATCTCCTGGTTGCATAGGAAGCATATTTTTGATTGCTTTTTTCCCTAAACATTCTTCTAGAGTTTCAATTAATTGCATTAATTCAATGGGTTGATTGTTGCCAATGTTATAAATTTTGTAGGGTGCAGAAGTTTTTTCGCCTTGGGGTGCAGGAATCTTATCAATTACCCGCACAACCCCTTCAACGATGTCGTCAACGTAGGTAAAATCGCGCTGCATTTGACCGTGATTAAAGACTTTAATTGGTTTATCTTCTAAGATGGCTTTGGTGAAGAGAAAAACTGCCATATCGGGACGACCCCAAGGTCCGTAAACTGTAAAAAAGCGTAAGCCAGTGGTAGGAATATTATAAAGATGACTGTAGCTGTGTGCCATTAATTCGTTAGCTTTTTTGGTAGCGGCGTATAAACTAATGGGATAATCGACATTATCTTCGACAGCGAAGGGAATTTTTTTGTTTTTACCGTAAACGGAACTAGAGGAAGCAAAAACGAGGTGTTTAATTTGAGAGTGACGACAACCTTCAAGGATGTTCATGAAACCGACAAGATTGCTATCTAAATAAGCATAAGGATTTTCGAGGGAATAGCGAACACCTGCTTGGGCTGCCATGTGAGCAACGAGATCGAATTGCTCTGTAGAAAATAATTTTGCCATATTTTCCCGGTCTGCCAAATCAAGCTTGTGGAAACTAAATCTAGGTAATTTTTCGAGTTCAGCGAGACGGTTTTTTTTGAGGGAAATATCGTAGTAGGAATTAAGATTATCTAGTCCGATAACTGTGTCTCCTCTGAAGATTAATCTTTGACTGAGGTGAAAACCTACAAAACCAGCCGCACCTGTAACTAAAATTCTGACCACGATTTTTCCTCATCATAAAATCTGGGATCTATTTTATTAGGGATTGGGGGTTAACAGTGAGCAGTTATCAGTTATCAGTGAGCAGTTATCAGTTATCAGTGAGCAGTTATCAGTGAGCAGTTATCAGTGAGCAGTGAGCAGTTATCAGTGAGCAGTGAGCAGTTATCAGTTATCAGTGAGTAGTGAGCAGTTATCAGTGAGTAGTGAGCAGTTATCAGTGAGTAGTGAGCAGTTATCAGTGAGTAGTGAGCAGTGAGTAGTGAGCAGTTATCAGTGAGCAGTTATCAGTTTATCCTCCCACTCTCCCTTGTCTTCCCTCTTTTCCCCCTTCTCCTTGTCTTCCTTGTCTTGCTTAAGGAACTATTTTCCTCTGGGTAGGTCTAATTGAAGCGAGTGTGAGGAACTGATGCTGTTGACTACTCCCCTCCCTCCGCGTTGCTAAAGGGAGGGGATTCACAAGTAGTTCTCTTTCCTCTTGCAGGCACAGTCAAGTTGCCTCTAGACGCTCAATATGTTGACATATAGCCGCATATATTGCGCTTACTTTTTTGAGTTTTATGCTTTCAAACATCCATCACTCAGCTAGTTTAGTACGCTCCTCGCTCTGAAGAAAGCTTGCAGTGGTTTAGTCATACTGCCGTTAGAGCCAATCTAACCGTTGTTTCTTACTTACCGGGTTTTCGACCTACTAGAGCGAAGAATCACGTAGATTTTCGTTTTACTCGCGATCGACTATTGTACTAACTTTCTAGTTTCTTTTCAATCAAAGTCGCCGTAGAACAGCGAGGCTTTAAACCCATTTTTTTTGGTAAAGTTGATGGGTGAGGTGTCAACGACCCAGCAGAGAGAGAAAATTGAGCTAGAGCCGATCGCTGTTATCTTCGAGACTAGCTTTTCATCGTTCGATCTGAGTATGATGATCGAAATTGATGGCGGTTTGCTAGCTACAATCTATGGTGGACAATTCTCAATATCCGAACTTTGTAGCTCGATAGGTGCTATCTAAGTAAGCGGATCGCTCACGACAGGTGTTTGTGAAAAAATGACGAATCCTTCTAATCCGAATCAAGATTCAGAACCAAATGTTCGCGATCGCGCTAACGATCCTGGGGACGAACTACAGCAAAATACTACCATTCAACAGCCTGAAGAGGAAGCAACTACTCCGCCACCACCGAAAAAGCGACGGCTTTGGTTATGGTTGGGTACGCTTTTACTGTTGGGGGTTGGTGGAGGGTTGACTTATGGCTGGATTTTTGTCCAACGACAGTTAGCTCCGAGGGTTGAGCAAAGTCTGGAAAATATTTTGGCTCGTCCGGTTGAGGTGGGTGAGGTTGAGGGCTTCTCTTTGGGCGGGATTCGCTTTGGAGAAACGGTAATTCCGGCAACGTCAACGGATACGGATCGGGTGATTATTGAGGCTGTGAGAGCGCGTTTTGACCCACTGAAGTTGATTTTAAATCGGACTCTGGAACTGGATGTGACTTTGGTGGAACCGGAGATTTATATCGAGCAAAATCCAGAGGGTGTCTGGATTGAAACCCAAATTGTCGAACAAGAACCGGGTCCGATTAAAGTGGATCTCCAGACGCTACGCTTGCAAGATGGGGATGTGTTGCTGGTAGGGAGAACCGCAGGGGGAAATTTACAAGAACCTGTGGCGATCGCGGTTCCTTCGGGTACGGTACGTTTCTTTGATGAAAATACACGTATCGTCTTTGATGCACGCGGGGAAATGGTGAAGGGGAATTTCCAAATTCAAGGTGAAAAACTCCCCGAACAACTGGATTTAAACATTTCTGCTCAAAATATCAGCGTTACTGAAGCTTCTCGTTTAGTAGTGATTCCGGTGGTAAGTCTCCAAGGTGGTCAGGTAAATGCTAATTTAGATTTGGAGTTGGCAACTGGTGAGGAAGTTCCTCTTATTCAAGGAACTGCTAGTTTACAAGATGTTCGCGCTCAAGTCGCACAACTTCCCCAAGCTTTTCGACAAACTAATGGTCAAGTTCGCTTTCAAGGACAGGAAATAGTTATCGATAAGGTTGCTACTATCTTTGGTGAAATTCCTGTGGTTACTGAGGGTGTGGTAGACCTGGAAGAAGGTTACAATGTCACTGCGAAAACAGCCCCAGTTTCGGTGAAACAAGTTCTGGTGACTGCGGGAATTGAGGATAAGGAAGCTGCGACAGGGAAACCGCAAACTCCTCCTACTACGGAAGCTTCACCAGAAACTGAAACTCCTGCAACTGAAGAGGAAAATACGGCGACTACTGAGTCTCAGCCAGGGGAACGAGTTATTGAGTCAGCGACACCTGGTGGGGAAACTGCGACTGGGGAACGAGTTATCGAGTCAGTGACACCCGGTGGGGAAACTGCGACTGGGGAAATAGTTATCGAGTCAGCTAAACGTCGTGAGGAAACTGCTGCTAATCCAGAGGAAACTGAGTCTGCAACCGAAACTCCCGCGACAGCAGAAACCGAAACTCCTGCGACAGCAGCAGCAGAAACTCCAGAAAATCAATTGACGCTTCAAGATTTGCCACCAGTTGCGGGACAATTACAAGCAGGATTTACAATTACGGGTGCGATCGCTGAACCGAAAGTTGATGTTGAGGTAGCAGCTACCGAACCAATCCAAATTGATAAGTTAAAATTTGAGGCGGTGAAAGCGACAGCGACGCTGGAAGATACGACTTTAGCAATTACCGATTTTCAGGCGACTCCTACGGTTGGCGGTAAAATTACGGGTAAGGGAGAAATTAATCTCGGTGAAAATAGCGGTTTAGTTTTCGATGTCCAAGGGAATACAATTCCGGCTACAGAGATTGCGCGTCTTTACGAACAACCTCTCCCGCTTCCGATTAGTCCGGTTTCGGGACAATTACAAATTTTTGGTCCTCTGAATCAACCGAAAAATATTCAAGCTAAGGGTTCGGCGAATTTCCAAGCTGCGGGTGGTAGCGTGGCTGTGAATGACATTCAAGTGGCTGATGGGCGTTGGAAGGGGATCGTGCGTACTGAAGGCATCCAGCTTAATCGTTTGCCCAAGGTTCCGGCTAGCGTTCCTCCTGGTAGACTTAATGGTGTCTTTAATGTTGAGGGTAGTATTGATTCTTTTCGCCCCGATACGATTGACATTAAAGGTGCGGCGAATTTAAATATTGCTGGCGGCAATGTGGTTGCTAATAATATTACTGCTGATAATGGAGTTTGGCAGGCGAAAGTACAAGCTGATGGGGTGCAGTTAGCGGCTTTTGAACAGTTACCCCCGGCTTTGCAAAAAGGTAATCTCAATGGGGTTGTTAATGTTTCTGGGAGTCTCGCTTCTTTTGCACCATCGACGCTTAATGCTACGGGTGCGGCGCAGGTGAATGTCGCAGGTGGTACAATTACGGCTACGGATCTTCAGGTAGATGAGGGACGCTGGCAAAGTCAAGTTAGAGCGAATGGTGTACAACTCTCGGCTTTGGGTGCGGTTCCGCCGCAATTGCAACGAGGACGGGTAAACGGGCTTTTTCAAGTTTCTGGGAGTCTCGATTCTTTCGATTTAGAAACGATTCGCGCGATCGGTACTGCCCAAACTAATGTCGCGGGCGGCACAGTAAATATCAGTAATATTACGGTTGACAATGGACGCTGGCGAGGTCGGGTACAAGCAAATGGCGTGCAGTTGTCGGGTTTGGCAAATGTCCCGCCGCAATTGGAACAGGGACGAATTAATGGTGTTGTTAATGTTACTGGCAGTTTGGCTTCGTTTGAACCAGAAACTATTCAAGCTACGGGTGCAGCCCAAGTTAATGTAGCAGGCGGCACGATCGTTGCTAGCGATCTTACGGTGAATCAGGGACGCTGGCAAACTCAAGTTAGAGCGAATGGCGTGCAGTTATCTCAGCTTGCTTCTTTACCTGTCCAATTGCGTCCAGGTAGAGTTAATGGTGTGTTTAATGCTACAGGCAGTCTGGATTCTTTTGCTCTCGATAGTATTCGGGGTGTGGGTGCGGGGCAAGTGAATGTAGCAGGCGGCACAGTCACGGCTAGTGAAATTACGGTTAATAATGGACGCTGGCAGGGGAATATTCAAGCGGCGGGAGTTGAGTTAGAAAATTTAGACCCCCGTTTGGCTGGGACTTTGGGCGGTAATTTTGATTTGGCGGGTAGTTTGACTGAGTTGTCCCCGGAAGCGATCGCGGGAACGGGTGCTGCAACAATTAATACTGCGGGTGGAGTGTTGACAGCTACTAATATTGCGTTGGGTGGTAGACGTTGGGAGGCAGATGTGCAAGCTTCTGACGTACAATTGGGAAAGTTAACAGTGCCGAATCTGCCTAGTCCGTTAGAGTCAGCGAATTTAACGGGTAACTTTGAGGTTGCAGGTGGTTTAAATTTTACCCCTGGAACTATTCAAGGTTCAGGTTCGGCACAATTAACTAATGTAGCAGGTGGTAGTCTTGTGGTTCCCTCGCTACAAGTGGATAATGGTAATTTGAACGCAACAGTAATTGCGAGAGATGTCAATACTGGGCGTTTTACAGAGATTTTACCTCCTAATGCGGCAGAAATCGCTCCGACGCTAGGCGATGCTAGCGCTAATTTGCAAATTACCGCTAATTTGGCTAATTTACAGCCTTCCGCGATTAATGTAGCAGGTAGCGCGACGGTAGCAGTGGCTGGGGGGAGAGTGACAGCGACGAATTTGCGATCGCGTAACGGGACTTTTCAAGCTAATTTAGATGTAGCTAATATTAATGGGGGACGTTTTACTGCTTTTTTTCCCCCTCAGTCACAAAACTTAGCTGAAACTTTGGGGACTGCAACCGGAAATTTTTTTATTGCGGGTAATTTAAATAATCTCCAACCCTCAGCATTGTTGTTACAAGGTAATGCTAATATTGATGTTGCTGGCGGAAATTTAACTGCAACAAATTTTCGTTTGAATAACGGTAATTTTCAAGGAAATATTGCAGCAAATTCTCTCAATGCTGCTCGTTTTGCCTCAATTTTACCACCAAGGGCGCAAGGTTTAGCTGATAGTTTTGGGACGGCTACAGGGGATTTTTTGATTGCGGGTAATTTAAACAATCTCCAACCGTCAGCTTTGAATTTTCAAGGAGATATCGCTTTAGAAATTG from Oscillatoria salina IIICB1 encodes:
- a CDS encoding NAD-dependent epimerase; protein product: MVRILVTGAAGFVGFHLSQRLIFRGDTVIGLDNLNSYYDISLKKNRLAELEKLPRFSFHKLDLADRENMAKLFSTEQFDLVAHMAAQAGVRYSLENPYAYLDSNLVGFMNILEGCRHSQIKHLVFASSSSVYGKNKKIPFAVEDNVDYPISLYAATKKANELMAHSYSHLYNIPTTGLRFFTVYGPWGRPDMAVFLFTKAILEDKPIKVFNHGQMQRDFTYVDDIVEGVVRVIDKIPAPQGEKTSAPYKIYNIGNNQPIELMQLIETLEECLGKKAIKNMLPMQPGDVPITYANVDDLMQDVGFRPNTPLKVGIEKFVNWYRSYYQV
- a CDS encoding translocation/assembly module TamB domain-containing protein; amino-acid sequence: MTNPSNPNQDSEPNVRDRANDPGDELQQNTTIQQPEEEATTPPPPKKRRLWLWLGTLLLLGVGGGLTYGWIFVQRQLAPRVEQSLENILARPVEVGEVEGFSLGGIRFGETVIPATSTDTDRVIIEAVRARFDPLKLILNRTLELDVTLVEPEIYIEQNPEGVWIETQIVEQEPGPIKVDLQTLRLQDGDVLLVGRTAGGNLQEPVAIAVPSGTVRFFDENTRIVFDARGEMVKGNFQIQGEKLPEQLDLNISAQNISVTEASRLVVIPVVSLQGGQVNANLDLELATGEEVPLIQGTASLQDVRAQVAQLPQAFRQTNGQVRFQGQEIVIDKVATIFGEIPVVTEGVVDLEEGYNVTAKTAPVSVKQVLVTAGIEDKEAATGKPQTPPTTEASPETETPATEEENTATTESQPGERVIESATPGGETATGERVIESVTPGGETATGEIVIESAKRREETAANPEETESATETPATAETETPATAAAETPENQLTLQDLPPVAGQLQAGFTITGAIAEPKVDVEVAATEPIQIDKLKFEAVKATATLEDTTLAITDFQATPTVGGKITGKGEINLGENSGLVFDVQGNTIPATEIARLYEQPLPLPISPVSGQLQIFGPLNQPKNIQAKGSANFQAAGGSVAVNDIQVADGRWKGIVRTEGIQLNRLPKVPASVPPGRLNGVFNVEGSIDSFRPDTIDIKGAANLNIAGGNVVANNITADNGVWQAKVQADGVQLAAFEQLPPALQKGNLNGVVNVSGSLASFAPSTLNATGAAQVNVAGGTITATDLQVDEGRWQSQVRANGVQLSALGAVPPQLQRGRVNGLFQVSGSLDSFDLETIRAIGTAQTNVAGGTVNISNITVDNGRWRGRVQANGVQLSGLANVPPQLEQGRINGVVNVTGSLASFEPETIQATGAAQVNVAGGTIVASDLTVNQGRWQTQVRANGVQLSQLASLPVQLRPGRVNGVFNATGSLDSFALDSIRGVGAGQVNVAGGTVTASEITVNNGRWQGNIQAAGVELENLDPRLAGTLGGNFDLAGSLTELSPEAIAGTGAATINTAGGVLTATNIALGGRRWEADVQASDVQLGKLTVPNLPSPLESANLTGNFEVAGGLNFTPGTIQGSGSAQLTNVAGGSLVVPSLQVDNGNLNATVIARDVNTGRFTEILPPNAAEIAPTLGDASANLQITANLANLQPSAINVAGSATVAVAGGRVTATNLRSRNGTFQANLDVANINGGRFTAFFPPQSQNLAETLGTATGNFFIAGNLNNLQPSALLLQGNANIDVAGGNLTATNFRLNNGNFQGNIAANSLNAARFASILPPRAQGLADSFGTATGDFLIAGNLNNLQPSALNFQGDIALEIAGGNLTATNVNLNNGNFQASIDTTGINAQRFANLLPLEAQNLAESLGTATANLDIAGNINNLQTTTLDLQGDLAVEVAGGSVTATNLNVNNGDFQATLITEGINSAFLSPQLRDEVSGRLQVTGNLANLNPQTIEAEGQLNFSEGLSLIPGAVSADFAWNGSRLNIRDITGENIDISGYVDVNLARTGLQRIQDFDLNLDIDGLNLAALPVDKFLPRQATGIQLAGSLDFDGSIVGTVSNPNINGEIALQNLAIDPQRTIDRIIPENQNLNEKIAPLLDFDPLLTGTISSTPQTGINLNLTGTNDVIQVALGENYLPESFQIQLNEVTASGGIVGNTLQVEAENFPITLAKQVINSRLPPAIAAKPVSGDFSGNLVVDLDTFGVSGDIAIAQPSIGAFTGDNLEADIVYERGFINIDNAVLTKGESRYQLEAEVNPSISGPEIAANLNVQEGKIQDVLLAAQVFDLQELRRGLNAPAYGNAAQLGTISLGSQERKLLSQLRLLSEVEAFLAEIEQIKNESPIPDIAQLTGNFTGQAQVTGSLSSGIEADFDFRGQNWQLEQYQAETVIARGEYENGVITLAPVRIQLEPENSFIAFSGTIFGENQSGQLRLANVPINLFASEINLPVAISDGRINATAALAGSQENPQAKGEIAIADASINNNTIEAIRGSFSYNNARLEFAANSGMPLVAPTGTELLATEVEEPLQISGSIPIMLPFASEEPASDELNLNINVQDEGLALLSVLTSNAIAWREGNGEVNLDISGTFNTETNRPNAIVAQGRASFSNATIAAQALDNQPLTDVQGNIQFNFDRIQVENLTGDFGGGEVFAAGNIPISGTGVTISPPAQLCETNPNPQDPLTVCLNQLALNFKGIYNGGVSGAVQISGSALQPQIGGNLDLFDGRILLGEAAGAGGGGNGGGNGEADADNGGYIDNVEFNNLAIALTEDVEISQPPILSFYADGSLTVNGTLANFDLRPEGTIKLERGQVNLFTTQFRLADGYEQTARFTPSEGLDPLLDIRLVASVTETTRNLIPTNANSAEVIDNPIDFGSAETIRVQARVEGPATRLRDNLELTSTPTRSETEIVALLGGGFVNTLGRGDTTLGLANLAGTAVFGSFQNDIANALGLSEFRLFPTSITNEEGRDSTLGLGAEVGIEFGDRFSFTVIKVLTTDDPFLYGVRYRLDEQTIVRGSTNLEGNTRATIEYEVRF